TGAAGAACAGGAGGAAGGCGTTTGAACATGAGGTAACGGAGATCGCGGAAACAGGTCTCTGCGCCCCTCTGCGTCCACTGCGGCAGAACACCACCCCTCTGGCCGCTGAAAGCTGATCGCTAAAGGCTGACCGCTTCTCAAAGAATAGCTGCGTCCCCGTTTCTACACTTCGGTGATGGTCGCCACTGCCGCCGGTAAAATCGCCGCCAACACCACTATTAGAGCTCAAAAATCATCCTGACATGTGTTCTTGTCGTCCTTGACCGTCTTGACAAGCTGGCCGACATTGCCGTTTCCCTTGACACGACGGGCGGGCTTTGCCCGCGGGCCAGCGGCCCCAACGCTTTGCGTTGCCCGGCGAGTCACGGGTTCGGCGTCGTAGAAACACCAGAAGTTCTCGTCGTCGCTGCTCGATTTGGGGTCGTGCTCCTCGACGGCCGCCAGCAGGCCGCCGCTGCCGTCGGCGCCGTGGATGGGGCCGGAAAAACCCAGCCCTTGACTCGACGCCTGGTTTCGCCGGCGATCGCAAGGCGATCGGGCTTGCGAAGCAAGCCGCCTCCTCTCGCAGGCTGCTTGGCGCAATCCCCTTTTGCGGACCTCCCCTTTTCCGGACCCTTGGTAAGGGGAAGAGAGACACCCCTCCGGCTCCCCATTGGTAACGGGGAGAGATACCCCCTCCGGCTCCCCCTTGGTAAGGGGGAGAGGAAGGGAATTACTTTTTTCCCTTGGCCCGCTGGGAGGTGAAGAATGTCCGCAGCAGCTCGCCGCACTCGGCGGCCAGTACGCCCGCGGTCATCTGCGGTCGATGATTCAGCCGCCCGTCTTCGATGATGTTGTAGACCGAGCCGCAGGCCCCGGCCTTTGAATCGTCGGCCCCGAAGACTACCCGATCGATCCGGGCCAGCACGATGGCCCCGGCACACATGGTGCAAGGTTCCAGCGTCACGTAGAGCGTACAACCCTCCAGCCGCCAAGAGCGCACTTCGGCGGCGGCGGCGGTCAGGGCAATCATCTCGGCGTGAGCGGTGGGGTCCTGCAGGGCCTCGCGCTGATTGCAGCCCCGACCGATGACCCGGCCGTCACGGACCACCACCGCTCCGACCGGCACGTCCTCGGTATCCAGGGCCCGCTCGGCCTCGGCCAGGGCGATGCGCATCATCTGCTGGTCAAGCCAGTCCTGTCCTTCCTGGATCGGGTTCATATCTACCAGCCAACCGCCTTCATGAGATCGGCCAATATCAGCCAATCTCTGCGGATGGATTCGAGCTTCTGCTTATCCTCATCGGAACCGACGGCCGCGTTCCCCGACGCGTATTCCACGTGCAGGGAGACCGGCCCCGCGAAGCCGGCATCCTTCAACTGGCGGAACCCCTCCTCGACCCGAACCGCCCCCTGGCCGAGCGGAACATCCTTGACACGCCAGCCCTTCGGTTCTTTCTGCCAGATGCAGTCCTTGACTGAGACCATGATGATGCGCGGGGCCAGCAGAGCCAGCCCGATCCGCCAGCCGCCCTCACTGCCCTCGACGGTGGCGTGACGCAAATCGAAGTACGATCCGATCTGGTCGGCGGGCAGGTCCCGCAAGAGCTGCCAGAGATCCCACATCGGGGCACCGATGGTCATGCCGCTATGATTATGGAACCCCGCCCGAACCTTGTAGTGGCCGCAGAGTGCCGCAAGGTCCCTGAGCCTGGCCTTCACCTCGGCCAGTTGCTGATGGAGGTTATGCAGATCACCATAGCTGTAGTATCCCAGCTTGACAAAACCGATACCGAGGCTTGCCACCGTACGGACGATGGTTTCGGCATGGTCTTTGCCCGCATCGGTGATCTCGGTTGTGACCATGGTCACGCTGATGCCGGCATTCTTAAGCTGCTCCACGGCAGCCGGAAGATCTTCTGCCGCCCGTTCCGGGGCCACGTGCCCTGCTTTTCGGCACGTCAGGTCAACCGCATTGACGTCGAGCTCGTTCAGGACGACCGGCAGATCCTTGAAAGGGCGATTGTGCAGCGGCTTGGTG
The nucleotide sequence above comes from Phycisphaerae bacterium. Encoded proteins:
- the tadA gene encoding tRNA adenosine(34) deaminase TadA — protein: MNPIQEGQDWLDQQMMRIALAEAERALDTEDVPVGAVVVRDGRVIGRGCNQREALQDPTAHAEMIALTAAAAEVRSWRLEGCTLYVTLEPCTMCAGAIVLARIDRVVFGADDSKAGACGSVYNIIEDGRLNHRPQMTAGVLAAECGELLRTFFTSQRAKGKK
- a CDS encoding TIM barrel protein codes for the protein MSDDPTRILNRREMLATAALTAGTALIAKGAQRPERSTQRPVPCLFTKPLHNRPFKDLPVVLNELDVNAVDLTCRKAGHVAPERAAEDLPAAVEQLKNAGISVTMVTTEITDAGKDHAETIVRTVASLGIGFVKLGYYSYGDLHNLHQQLAEVKARLRDLAALCGHYKVRAGFHNHSGMTIGAPMWDLWQLLRDLPADQIGSYFDLRHATVEGSEGGWRIGLALLAPRIIMVSVKDCIWQKEPKGWRVKDVPLGQGAVRVEEGFRQLKDAGFAGPVSLHVEYASGNAAVGSDEDKQKLESIRRDWLILADLMKAVGW